The DNA window CACTGACCCTCAAACTCAATCTTGACCATCTGCTCAAGCACCTCCCTGGCTTCCATGACAGTGACCAATTGCAACTCGCTTAACGCTTGCCAGGGGAGATTTTGATGTTCTCGAATGACAAAGGTACTGCGCCGTCCGGCAATGCCAGTCAGCATCTCCAACGTACACATATTGCGGTCGGCAATCCACAATTGCCCTGGTGCGACCGTCGCTAACACTTGCCCAAACAATCGTCGTTCCTGGGCATGACCATCTTCACAGGGAAAGATGTCCACCGCCAAACCTAATTCTGGGTCGAGGACAACCAACGATTTCCCTGGTAAGGGAGCCGCTGCTACCGAGCGCAGCACTTTCAACCGATGCTCGGTTGCTGCTAACGCATTCCCATCCAGAATCCGCACCCGATACCCTGGCAATAACGCGGCCTGTTGCCCTCCCAGGTGCTCAATCAGTTGGCTCAATTCCCCTGCCGTTTCTCGCAGCAACGCCGCACTCACTCCGATTTCTATGCCATTGAGTTTTTGATAAAAGGCCGCCCGTTCCACACTCAATTCCGTCGCTTTGGCTTTGTAGGCGGCGTTGACTGACGGATGCACCCCACACACCACCAAACTCAACACGTTCACCACCTCTGAAAACAGCAACTCCTGGGTGTACTGCACTTTGGCATAGGTTTCAAACAAGGTATCGAGCCGCTCTGCTTGAAACACATGTTCCATCAGTCCCCGCATCATCACACTGATCGGGCTTTGCTCGATGAAGGCATCAAAGATACTGGCTAACATGCTGGCACCCTCCACGCTGATGCAGACGACTTCTCAACTCTAACCCGGTTGCGCTCAGCACTGGCAACCATCAACCACCGCAAAGGGCTTTACCAGAGACCTTCGCTAATATTTTCTCTCAATCAGGTTTAACACCTAGACAGGTATCGTATAGGAATGTGTCCCTGTGCCTGCGGGTGTGCCAATTCTCAACAGGTCATTCAAACGGGGAGAAACACTACCTGCCCCTGCCGCCCCCACATTTGCTGTGACAAAATCCAGCGCTCCATCCAGATCCAGATCAGCCAGCGAGATCGCTTTCGGGCTACCTGTGGTCAAGAAGTCAAATCGGTTCTTTGCCGGGAATGTGCCATCCCCCTTACTCAGGAGCAACGACATTGTGGAACTATTTGCCGTTAACACATCCAGCTTGCCGTCATTGTTAAAATCACCCAGCCCGATCGCTGTGGGAGCATACCCTGGTAATCTGTTTTGGTGCCAAAGGAACCTTGCCCATTTCCCAACAGCACAGAGATGCTGTTTTTGCTGACATCCGTACTTGCATTCGTACTCACCAGGTCCAGTTTGCCATCGCCATTGACATCGCCTAATGCCACCGACGTTGGATTCGTCCCCACCGTATAGGTCGTTGCCGTACCTAACGTCCCGTTCCCTGCTCCCAGTAACACAGACAAATTGCCGCTACCGAAATTAGCCGTCACCACATCCAGCTTGCCATCCCGATTGATGTCACCTAACGCAGCCGTTTTAGGCGTCGTACCCACACCATAATCAACTCTAGTGGCAAACGAAAGCGTTCCATTTGCCGTTTGATTCAACAGCACTGACACCTGATTACTGGTCGTCAGAACCAGATCCAGTTTGCCGTCCCCATTGAGATCACCGAGGGAAACTGAAGTCGGGTTCGCGCCAACTGCAATGCTACTGGCAGCAGCAAAGAACCCTTTGCCATCGCCCAAACCGATCGAAACCGTCCCATTGCCATAGTTCGCGGTCACAAAATCCAGCTTGCCATCCCCATTCAGATCCCCCAGCGCAACGCCTTGCGGACTGATGCCCACCGCGGAATCAGGAATCGTCGCGAACGTCCCATCGCCATTGCCCAGGCGAACTGAAACTGTGTTTGTACCTGCA is part of the Kovacikia minuta CCNUW1 genome and encodes:
- a CDS encoding transposase, with product MLASIFDAFIEQSPISVMMRGLMEHVFQAERLDTLFETYAKVQYTQELLFSEVVNVLSLVVCGVHPSVNAAYKAKATELSVERAAFYQKLNGIEIGVSAALLRETAGELSQLIEHLGGQQAALLPGYRVRILDGNALAATEHRLKVLRSVAAAPLPGKSLVVLDPELGLAVDIFPCEDGHAQERRLFGQVLATVAPGQLWIADRNMCTLEMLTGIAGRRSTFVIREHQNLPWQALSELQLVTVMEAREVLEQMVKIEFEGQWLHLRRIVLRLSQPTRHGDCEIVVLTNLPITVASATVVLELYRERWQVEGLFLTVTKNFECEIETLAYPRAALFSFSLALVTYNILATLKAALASVHGVATIAATVSDFYMVDELQGTYRGMMIAIPPQYWQPFRTMPLAELATLLKQLATQVNLKRFLKQPRKSKSKTPPRVRDPKHPHVSTAKLLSPG
- a CDS encoding FG-GAP repeat domain-containing protein, which produces MGLGDFNNDGKLDVLTANSSTMSLLLSKGDGTFPAKNRFDFLTTGSPKAISLADLDLDGALDFVTANVGAAGAGSVSPRLNDLLRIGTPAGTGTHSYTIPV
- a CDS encoding FG-GAP repeat domain-containing protein codes for the protein METKNSLTLFYKHSLSAPTGNLITSVFLKDVNGDGKLDLINTLTPGANNVAVSFGQGNSTLGAAQFYQLTGATDRLLLGDFTTQAEDPSQPGKLDLLIPTEGAAPNNGLLVNQGAGTFVARPYADSRDFTVGNNPTAIATGDINGDSIPDVLTANAGTNTVSVRLGNGDGTFATIPDSAVGISPQGVALGDLNGDGKLDFVTANYGNGTVSIGLGDGKGFFAAASSIAVGANPTSVSLGDLNGDGKLDLVLTTSNQVSVLLNQTANGTLSFATRVDYGVGTTPKTAALGDINRDGKLDVVTANFGSGNLSVLLGAGNGTLGTATTYTVGTNPTSVALGDVNGDGKLDLVSTNASTDVSKNSISVLLGNGQGSFGTKTDYQGMLPQRSGWVILTMTASWMC